From a single Lolium rigidum isolate FL_2022 chromosome 7, APGP_CSIRO_Lrig_0.1, whole genome shotgun sequence genomic region:
- the LOC124671104 gene encoding probable ubiquitin-conjugating enzyme E2 23 has translation MDVDGVASPNIYLQDLVSFGRGLLRQGLVVQDSTVKNSFLPVDTFAILLIDNSVVYKNAGDIRVLDRSHLHPGQVVGSASDIAGQIGIVTGVTTLLDLAERDNRGIATGVIRGVSPSNLRRVRSLNLGDFVVSGPWLGRVVELDIDVDVLFDDGAVCRVTDAKSKMLLRPDAEHKDYRIQMNCDLYPGLSVTGRNPCSLFKAARWLNGYWNPGRRVGTLIKVETSGVLVYWIASMHYGTDKELVEASAPPAYQHPHDLTFFCAARNCSWGAADHCFFRAPCSTKTDDDNGDVSIAHDQEEEEEEEEEEENNHPCFENNQDVIDNEHEAPITLVVPRTKQNNAILYSNQLRKVFFEGHRRERRPQVRRHVEVEFPMSVASTRTSVDVLWQDGTLQHGIPSATLVPFSMMNEQEFFPGQHVVENDTSIDTNNGGHDDATSRVGIIRSLDCKDQTVCVSWFKEGMCPNEAREVDYINTMSAYDLKLSFSPYYGDIVVRLVQSGSTNDGGSVKLDGKKKKKKNADVVDLSWVGHVVDLPDGHVQVKWGDGSMSMVLPHEIVIVNEEHYMDLWTETGDWVEDDGMDDAPHQPPAANTDNDPRNPADHSDVKNEDTSAMRTSLLGSVVRSLLQLTGDMVARGKGYLTNRQPPPSSLLPTSEVPAATENMAAAVTTNVVDVSCHGFAEDGTTSSADESFIFPRFDVLQITPEDHHYLDNADQGGSRVKNWAKAVQKEWKILENDLPETIYTRVFEDRMDLLRVVMVGVSGTPYHHGLFFFDLQLPSSYPAEPPLVYYHSYGLRLNPNLYESGTVCLSLLNTFDGEGTELWSSVTSSLLQVVVSIQGLVLNDQPYYNEAGYETLVGKPEGRRNALPYSENAYLLSLRTILHVLRRPPRGFEDFVKDHFRRHGKFVLRTCDACLRECVVGDAHATEPIKEQPCSAGLKLAVANMLPILVAAFTEIGAQGCEEFEKSYALNTAHSVEPIT, from the exons ATGGACGTCgacggcgtggcatcgccaaatatTTACTTGCAAGACCTGGTGAGTTTTGGGCGCGGGCTCCTCCGTCAAGGGCTTGTTGTCCAGGACAGCACGGTGAAAAACAGCTTTCTCCCCGTGGACACGTTCGCGATCCTCCTCATCGACAACTCTGTCGTCTATAAGAACGCCGGGGATATCAGAGTGCTCGACAGGAGCCACCTGCACCCCGGCCAGGTGGTTGGGTCGGCGTCCGacattgccggccagatcggcattGTCACCGGCGTGACCACCCTGCTGGACCTGGCGGAGCGTGACAACCGGGGCATAGCGACCGGGGTCATCAGGGGTGTGTCCCCGTCTAACCTGCGGCGAGTCAGGAGCCTCAATCTTGGGGATTTCGTCGTGTCCGGGCCGTGGCTCGGTAGGGTTGTGGAGTTGGATATTGATGTTGATGTCTTGTTCGACGATGGTGCTGTATGTAGAGTTACCGACGCAAAGTCCAAGATGCTACTGAGACCGGATGCCGAGCATAAAGATTACCGCATTCAAATGAACTGTGACTTGTACCCGGGGCTGAGTGTCACCGGGAGAAACCCTTGTTCCCTCTTTAAGGCAGCACGTTGGCTTAACGGCTACTGGAATCCTGGTCGTAGAGTAGGCACTCTCATCAAGGTGGAGACGTCTGGCGTTCTCGTCTACTGGATTGCGTCGATGCATTATGGCACGGACAAGGAGCTTGTCGAGGCATCCGCTCCGCCAGCGTACCAGCACCCTCATGACCTGACCTTCTTCTGCGCCGCGCGTAATTGCAGCTGGGGGGCAGCTGACCATTGCTTCTTTCGAGCACCTTGTTCCACCAAAACCGACGATGATAATGGAGATGTGTCTATAGCTCACGatcaggaggaagaagaggaggaggaggaggaggaggaaaacaacCACCCATGCTTTGAAAACAACCAGGACGTGATTGACAATGAGCATGAAGCACCAATTACTCTTGTGGTACCGCGCACGAAGCAGAATAATGCCATCCTTTATTCGAATCAGCTGAGGAAGGTCTTCTTTGAGGGGCACAGACGGGAGCGACGCCCACAAGTTAGGAGGCATGTGGAAGTCGAATTTCCCATGTCCGTCGCCAGCACCAGGACCTCTGTTGACGTGCTATGGCAGGACGGCACCCTGCAGCATGGCATACCTTCAGCGACCCTTGTCCCCTTTTCTATGATGAATGAGCAAGAGTTCTTCCCGGGACAACACGTCGTCGAGAATGATACCTCCATTGATACTAATAATGGCGGCCACGATGACGCAACAAGCCGTGTGGGCATCATCAGGAGCCTGGACTGCAAGGACCAGACGGTTTGTGTGTCATGGTTCAAGGAGGGGATGTGTCCTAACGAGGCTAGGGAGGTCGACTACATTAATACCATGAGTGCATATGATCTCAAATTGAGCTTCTCACCTTACTACGGAGATATAGTTGTCCGCCTTGTACAGTCAGGATCAACGAATGATGGTGGTAGTGTGAAATTAGATggtaaaaagaagaagaagaagaacgccGATGTTGTTGACCTTTCGTGGGTGGGGCATGTTGTGGACCTTCCCGATGGACACGTCCAAGTCAAGTGGGGTGATGGTAGTATGTCGATG GTATTGCCACACGAGATCGTTATCGTCAACGAGGAGCACTACATGGATCTATGGACTGAAACAGGTGATTGGGTGGAGGACGACGGAATGGATGATGCACCTCATCAGCCGCCTGCTGCCAACACG GACAATGATCCACGGAACCCAGCCGATCATAGTGATGTCAAAAATGAAGACACATCAGCGATGAGGACAAGCCTTTTGGGTTCTGTAGTCCGGTCTTTGCTCCAATTGACTGGCGACATGGTGGCTCGAGGCAAGGGATACCTGACCAACCGCCAGCCCCCGCCGTCATCCTTGTTACCAACCTCAGAGGTACCTGCGGCAACGGAGAACATGGCTGCTGCCGTGACAACGAATGTTGTGGATGTGAGCTGCCACGGTTTTGCCGAGGATGGGACCACTAGCTCCGCTGACGAATCGTTCATCTTCCCACGTTTCGATGTATTGCAGATTACCCCTGAGGATCACCATTATCTTGATAACGCAGACCAG GGCGGTAGTCGTGTAAAGAATTGGGCCAAGGCAGTGCAAAAGGAATGGAAAATTCTAGAGAACGACTTGCCAG AAACCATCTACACGCGAGTGTTCGAGGACCGCATGGACCTGCTCCGGGTGGTGATGGTGGGCGTGAGCGGGACACCATACCATCACGGACTCTTCTTCTTTGACTTGCAGCTACCATCCTCCTACCCGGCCGAGCCACCCCTAGTGTATTACCACTCCTACGGTCTACGGCTCAATCCAAACCTCTACGAGTCTGGTACCGTGTGCCTCAGTCTGCTAAACACGTTTGATGGTGAGGGCACCGAGCTCTGGTCGTCGGTGACATCAAGCCTCCTCCAAGTTGTTGTCTCCATTCAAGGCCTCGTCCTCAACGACCAACCATACTACAACGAAGCTGGATATGAGACCCTAGTCGGCAAACCAGAGGGTCGTCGCAATGCGCTGCCCTACAGTGAGAATGCTTACCTTCTCAGCCTTCGGACCATACTCCATGTGTTGCGCCGGCCACCTCGGGGATTTGAGGACTTCGTCAAGGACCACTTCCGCCGACATGGAAAGTTTGTGCTCAGGACATGTGATGCGTGCTTGCGGGAATGCGTCGTCGGTGATGCCCATGCCACTGAACCGATTAAGGAACAACCATGCTCAGCCGGGTTAAAGCTTGCGGTCGCCAACATGTTGCCTATCCTCGTGGCAGCTTTCACAGAGATCGGCGCCCAGGGGTGCGAAGAGTTTGAGAAGTCATATGCTCTCAACACCGCTCACTC GGTGGAGCCCATAACTTAA